The sequence below is a genomic window from Ipomoea triloba cultivar NCNSP0323 chromosome 10, ASM357664v1.
NNNNNNNNNNNNNNNNNNNNNNNNNNNNNNNNNNNNNNNNNNNNNNNNNNNNNNNNNNNNNNNNNNNNNNNNNNNNNNNNNNNNNNNNNNNNNNNNNNNNNNNNNNNNNNNNNNNNNNNNNNNNNNNNNNNNNNNNNNNNNNNNNNNNNNNNNNNNNNNNNNNNNNNNNNNNNNNNNNNNNNNNNNNNNNNNNNNNNNNNNNNNNNNNNNNNNNNNNNttttttttttttttttttttttttttttttttttttttttttttttttttttttttttttttttttttttttttttttttttttttttttttttttttttttttttttttttttaaatcattactGACTTGTTTCATTTTACATTATAAGTTCCAAATATCCTAGAAATTTCTTACTATTAGTCTTTTATTGGATATATAGATAGCAGAGGATTATTCTCATTGTGAATTCCTTATCCGGCTCCCAGGATTCTGCCCAAGTATGTTTGCTTGCTCATTCGTTGagagtttttattttgttattcttTTGGTTTTTGTAGCATATGAACTTTAAATGCTAAAAAATGTCTAATGGTGTCAATCCCGTCTGAAATAACATCACAGTGCCAGCTTTCCGAGATGTAATTGATGTACCTCTGGTTGTCCGAAGATTGCACAAATCCCGTGAAGAGGTCTGAGTGAGAATGTTTGATCCAGTTTAGCACTGGCATAGTACTTTTCAGATGTTGGTTTCAAATGATATTACTTTCCTTGTAATGCTCTAGGTGAGAAGAGAACTTGGAATTGGAGAGGACGTGAAGGTTGTAATTCTCAACTTTGGAGGGCAGGTGTGTCCTCTAGTCAGTTTCTCTGATTGTATCTGATATACACAACCATTTAGATTGTCAGATATCTTCAGGAAATCTCTGGTTGCATTTCCACTTTCCAAAATGTAAAGTggtatacatatacacattaaGAAATTTATGTATTGCAGCTCCTTATCTACTTGCAAAATTGAAGTATTATTTTGTTCTTCCCTATTCTTCAGTACTTTCTCCTTCATCCAGAGCATCCCAAAGTTAGATTCCTTGTCCACTATTTTAGCCTGAAGGGAAGGATATGGAAACAGCATATATACTTTATCTCCCATTTTTGAGCCAACAAAATATTCTTTATAGTTGGTGTGGTCTTCAATGGCGAAGAGATGAAGTATTGAGGACCATGGGGTTTTATTAGATGCTTGTATTAGATATATTTGTGGTTTCTATTGTTCCTTGGTACTTGTATATTTCCTTCATGTAACATTCTCAAGAAATGTATCATTTGTGAGGTTTAATCTTGAAAACTTATACCATTTATTAAATTCTCCAATTATCCATTTACAGCCTGCAGGTTGGAAATTGAAGGAGGAGTACTTGCCTTCTGGTTGGCTCTGTCTGGTACCTCCTTTTCCACTTTAGTCTCCTCTACAATATATCATGCTATTTCAGCAATTTGGTTTACATTTTGGTTGTATGAATTCAGGTTTGTGGTGCTTCTGATAGTCAGCATTTGCCTCCAAACTTTATTAAGCTTGCAAAAGATGCTTACACCCCTGACCTTATGGCAGCTTCTGACTGTATGCTTGGTTAGTGAATACTTTTTCACACTCATTACTTTTTCAGACTCACTTGTATCCAGATAGAAAATAGTGCTGTTTCCCTTAATCTTCTGGAGTGGACAACTACTACAGGAAAAATTGGATATGGTACTGTTAGTGAGGCCCTGGCGTACAAGCTACCATTTGTCTTTGTGCGTAGAGATTACTTTAATGAAGAACCTTTCCTTAGAAATATGCTTGAGGTACAATATTTTGACTTTGTTAGAATTTTCTCATCAGCATAGATCTCTCTTTATTAGCTGATGGCGTACTTTAACATGGAgtcataaaaaaatcatttcaacCAGTACTATCAAGGTGGTGTTGAGATGATCAGAAGGGATTTACTTACTGGGCATTGGAGACCTTACCTTGAACGTGCAATTAGTCTGATACCTTGCTATGAGGGGGGCACTAATGGTGGTGAGGTACCCtcttatttcttattaaaattgttctTTTAACATGATCTCCAATCATAAGTTCCTAGGCAAAAATTTCATATTAAGGGTGGATCATTATCTTACACCGAATTCTCTACCCATCTTGGAGGCATATAGCTATTGTGacaaatttaaattcaaatatatttttgcaACTGGAATATTTCACTTATTCATTTTTGATCCATCATAATTAGTTATtgattttaaaagtaaaatgttTTTCATTGCTCACATTTTGACTTTTGGCCATCCTTGATAGTGTTGCActcttatattttttcttaagtAGTATGACCCTTCCCCAGTAGTTGGATTAGTTATTAGATGTGATATTTATACTAGACACTAACATGTTGATGCTATTTTTACATTAGATCTTCACAAGGAGTCATTTTGGTCTTCTTTCCTTCAGAAAATGAATGGATAAAACAGGAAAAATTAGGactaattgaaaagaaaaaaaaaaaaggaacagaAAATATTAGAATGCCATTTCTGTATACAGTGGCTCTGATGaagttcttatttttcttctttgttttatttggcAACAGAGAAACTGGGGGTTTGGTTAGGAGGTGGGGTTATATAAATGACTTGAGGTGCATGCATACAAAGCTGAAGTTTGAGTTTCTTTAAGAGTGATTGTGTGAATGTTAAGGGATACCTGTAGTATTGAACAAATACATATGTCGAAGAAACTAGTAACTTCAGGAACATGACAATTTGTTCTCACCGACAAACCTCTGAAATATATACACTTCTGTTTTTAAACACATATTTTGTAATGATTTTATAAATAGCACACTGTTTGttctaatatattgtatttcAGGTTGCAGCTAGTATTTTGGAGGATACTGCTTCTGGGAAAAACTATACATCAGATAAGGTATATGGAAAGCTATGTACTTTTATCCATTTCAACAATTAGTTATGTTTTAATAGACTTTCCTTTCTATGTTacctctttttattttatttttaagagaAGCTTGCTAAGTTGTTTGCTTTTCATTTTTTGGTGGGtttgtatttacacattttgCTACCCTTATTATTTAACATGATGTGGTTATTTGcatctatttatatttttaaattgaaggcataaaaatgtgctAGCAATCTAGCATGAATGAGGCATGGTTCATAAGAAGACTCTGAACTGAACCATAAATGCATGTTTCTATTTTGCTTGCAATGTAGCTAAGTGGGCCAAGAAGATTACGCGATGCTATAATTCTTGGATATCAATTGCAAAGAGTACCTGGAAGAGATCTTTTGGTGCCAGATTGGTATGCAAATGCAGAAAATGAACTTGGCCTTCGCCCTAGATCATCACCTTCTGTAAAAGAAGACATTAATTCTGTAACGACCTTGTAAGTTTTCTGCTACCTTGTTGCCGGTCCATGTCAATGTACCTGCTGGAGGCTCAGAAAACTGATTTTTTGTCATTGAAATTCTAGACACCCCAAAAACTTTGAAATTCTACATGGCGATTTTCTCGGACTGTCAGATACAGCAAGCTTCTTGAAGAGCTTAGGAGAATTAGCCTATGATTCTCCAGCGAATACTGAGAAGCACCAGAAGAGGGAGCAAAAGGCTGCTGCTGGTCTCTTCAACTGGGAGGTCAGGcttttttcatttatatattgCATAGTTTCAACTGGAACtctgcaattttattttatgcatgtatagtcCATTAACTTGCTACTTACCCATGGTATTTTAGTCTTGATAATAAAAAACATGTTTCTTTGCAGGCTTTGAATCTGTTGTTTGAAATATATACACATGAATGCCTAGTAATGCATTGTGTTGCAATTTTAGTTTATgcttcatatttcaaaaaaacatCGAAAGTTTCCTGTCCCTGCCCTTTTCTTGTAATTTTTGTGAATTATGTAGTTCCTTCTCTTATTCAGCTTTAGTTATTTTTGGCCATCTGCTTTCCTTAGCATGCATTGACTGTCTTGGTCCTCTTATTCCTTTTTGTCTATAGGAAGACATAATTGTGACAAGGGCACCTGGAAGGCTAGATGTCATGGGAGGAATTGCTGACTATTCTGGGAGCCTTGTTTTGCAGGTATGGACTTTTGCCTTGCTTAATCTGTTGCTTGACCCCTATccaagtatattatatatttatattaatattttacaaaatctgctttaaaaaaaaaaaaaattcttctgtAAAAGATACATATCTCTTCTATTTGCACCATAAAGAGAGCCTAGGCTATTTGGGTAAGCTGTTAAGGTCTTAAGCATGATCTACTAAGTTGGCTTGAAAAGAAGAATAAATCTCTCCTCATGTCTAGTATACTACTTCAGACCTCTCGGCTTGCTGCATATTCACCATGATAGTTAACTAGTATTCAGTAACTGTAAGTTTATTGTTGATCTTAGTAGTGCCACTGTCTTGTTTATCGGATTCCGTCACACTTACAGATGCCAATCAAAGAGGCCTGCCATGTTGCTGTACAAACAATTCATCCAAGTAAACAGAAATTGTGGAAGCATGCTCAGGCTCGACAACAGGCCAAAGGACAGGGACCGACCCCAGTCCTGCAAAttgtatgtaattttatttttgggtacATCTGAAGGGAATGGGCGACTAAACCCAAGACCTCTTAGTTTTTGCAAGTCAAGTTAAATGAAAGAGATTGCACCTGCTTGAAGTATATGTAGTAtgcattaatatattaattttgttgagGTTATATTCTGAATTTTGTGATTGTTTTTGAAATACCATTGCACCCTACCATAACAAGcttttatttatgatatttttagtGATTAAGCAGTGTATTCTTTTAGAAAGTTTTTCAGACTTAGTGTGCAGCTTAAATTGCATCCATAGAATGATAGAAAACATTTTATGAAGTGTGTTATAGTTTGGCATGTCTTTGGTTGTTAACCTCTAATTGATGCCTTGTTCTGCTAACATTTGTCCTTCTTAGGTATCATATGGGTCAGAACTAAGCAACCGTGGCCCCACCTTTGACATGGATTTATCAGATTTTTTGGACAGGGAAGAACCAATGTCGTATGAGAAGGCAAGGGAATACTTTTCCCGAGATCCATCTCAAAGGTTTATAACTCTTCTGTAATATCTTTTGTTCTGACTTGTTGATTGGATGTTTGTTTATGTTGTACTAATTCGATTTCTGTTTTAGATGGGCTGCATACGTTGCAGGAACAATTCTTGTTTTGATGAAGGAACTAGGCATTCGCTTTGAAAATAGTATTAGCATGCTGGTAAGTCTATCTGCTAATTAGGAGCTTGGCATTTTGCATTTTCTTctgcttttttaattttttttttaaaatttttaaatcgtctctaataattaaattaaatgttgaTGGTTATATCCATTTTAAGAGATTCATGTTTATGTCTGAGGTTAATATGTTGATCATGCAAATTGGTTTGAGAGATTGACTGCTAAGGTGAAGCTATCTTATCAATGAAAAATTTCAAGAAAACGAAAATTACTATGCCTTTGGTTTTTTCCATGGCAGGATTCATTATGCATTATGTCAATAACTGGAGTTCAAATAGTGGTTTAAATGTTACAGTTTCCTGCCTTGTCGACAATCCAATTCTTTTTCTTGAATTGCAATGCCAGTACCTCAACTTGGTTAAACATTCTACCTTTTGAATCATATCATTCACTCAATATATTTTCCTATCGAACTGGACGATGCCCTTGCATTCTCAAATTATAATCTCCCATCAGTTCTGAACCTTGCATATTATATAGTATCAGGTAGTTCTTTCTTAAGAACATTTCTCATCTTGAAATCCTTTGCCATAGCTTCAACAATGTAATTTCTGGGCTGATGGCAGTGCCCTTCTTGGGTGGTTTTGTATGATGTTGTAGGTTTTCAAGGCTTATTATTCTAGAAATGATTATTTGGACTCAGTTTCTTAGTTATTGCATTCCACTTTCCATAGTTCTTTAGTTGGATGGATTCCAGATTGGGTtcattatttgattgatttcTATGATAGCAGTTTCTAACTACTTGATTAGTATGTCAAATTGCTGTGGCATGCAATTCCAAAGCAGAATGTATTATTTGTTTGTGGGATTGTCTTGAATTGAAACACTGTTTAAGTACTGAAATTAGTTCTCTTCAAATGCCTCTTAATATTGCCCTGAAGTTTAACCAATGCATATTTTTAGGTTTCTTCGACTGTCCCAGAAGGGAAAGGTGTGTCTTCCTCAGCATCGGTGGAGGTTGCTAGCATGTCTGCAATTGCTGCAGCTCATGGTACTTAacgtattttggtcttttctttCATATTCATTGCTAGTAGAATTATGTGTGCTGTATCACCATGGTTAGCTATCACTTAGTGTCTTTATTTCCCTGTtagttgtttttctttcttgcaCTAAATGAACAACGTTGTTTATACATCATGCATATTTAAACTACCAGCATCACTTAAATTAGCCTCTATTTTCTTTCCTGTTAGTGGAATTACTATTTAGGACCTACATTTAGTGTAATGTACAATGTTACCTGATACtatctttttatctttttttcttttcaagtaACCATAATATCACCTAGCTGCATCATTACTTTGACTTGCAGGATTGAATATCAGCCCAAGGGAGCTTGCCTTGCTATGTCAAAAGGTTAGGTTCCACTTGGCTTTTTCAccaatagtttcattttcctaGTTCTGTCCTcaaatttcatttataaatttCCTCCGTCTCTTTTAGGTAGAAAACCATGTTGTTGGGGCTCCATGTGGTGTAATGGACCAGATGACTTCTGCATGTGGCGAAGCAAACAAGCTTCTTGCTATGGTTTGCCAGGTATCTGAATAATTGATAGAGACTTCAATACTTCATGTGTTTTAAACTAAATCTTAAGGTTATTTTCTTTCGGTTTTACAGCCTGCTGAGGTACTAGGCCTTGTGGATATTCCTGACCATATTAGAGTTTGGGGAATAGATTCAGGAATAAAACACAGGTATTCAGTTTAAATCCTAAAGCTCCCCAATCCGTTTCTTTTAACAACATTAGTATCATATGTCTTGGCGCAGTGCGAAATGACTTGCTGAAGTTATATAGCATGTCTGCACTCTGCTCTTCATTACcaggaaaaaaaatacatcaaaCCCTTAGACTAGGATTGAATCCATATCCTTTAAATAAAAGTGTAACACAACCACTTGATAGCTATGCAATGGATTCAAGTTCGTTGCGTGCACACGAATACATGGCCTTAACTACAGCATCCGTACTTTCATGTTGCAGACATGAATTTAGTCTCTTCTTCCCTCCCCGCTTTTTTACCCCTGCAGAAACCAAACCTAACCATACATATTTGCAGTGTTGGAGGGGCAGATTACAAATCTGTAAGGGTTGGAGCATTTATGGGTCGAGAGATTATCAGGTCTACTGCATCATCATTTTTCAGTCAGTCGTCTTCAGCCAATGGGGTGACCCATGATGAGCCAGAGGAAGATTGTGTCAAACTATTTGAAGCAGAGGGTTCCTTAGATTACTTGTGCAATCTTTCTCCACACAGGTAAAAGTTTGTGATGCTTTAGTTTCTACCCTATTTGGACTTCCTATGTTCTGTTTCCTTCACCCTCCTAGCTCTTTTTCAATCTCTGTTGCTGATTTTTCTATAAAACATTTTGATCTACAGATACGAAGCCCTTTATGGAAAAATGCTACCCGAATCTATGCTTGGTGATGCATTCCTTGAAAAATATGCAAACCATCATGATCCTGTCACTGTAATTGACAAGACACGTAACTATGGAGTCAGGGCGGCTGCCAGACACCCTATATATGAGAACTTTCGTGTGcaggtaaataataatttgaaacatTCTTTATATACTGAGAGGTATACTATATATGGGGATTTTTCTGaattagaaaaatcactatgGAACAAGGTCTGCTCGTTCTCATTTGCTTCTTGTTAACCCCTTCACTATGATTatttatggtggtgtattccaACTGTTCTGAATTTACATGTTATCTAGTTGGAGTAACACTATTTCGTGTTCAGGCCTTT
It includes:
- the LOC116032139 gene encoding L-arabinokinase-like, with amino-acid sequence MGAAKQPLVFAYYVTGHGFGHATRVVEVVRNLILAGHDVHVITGAPDFVFTSEIQSSRLFLRKVLLDCGAVQADALTVDRLASLEKYSETAVVPRASILATEVEWLKSIKADLVVSDVVPVACRAAADAGIPSVCVTNFSWDFIYAEYVMAAGNHHRSIVWQIAEDYSHCEFLIRLPGFCPMPAFRDVIDVPLVVRRLHKSREEVRRELGIGEDVKVVILNFGGQPAGWKLKEEYLPSGWLCLVCGASDSQHLPPNFIKLAKDAYTPDLMAASDCMLGKIGYGTVSEALAYKLPFVFVRRDYFNEEPFLRNMLEYYQGGVEMIRRDLLTGHWRPYLERAISLIPCYEGGTNGGEVAASILEDTASGKNYTSDKLSGPRRLRDAIILGYQLQRVPGRDLLVPDWYANAENELGLRPRSSPSVKEDINSVTTLHPKNFEILHGDFLGLSDTASFLKSLGELAYDSPANTEKHQKREQKAAAGLFNWEEDIIVTRAPGRLDVMGGIADYSGSLVLQMPIKEACHVAVQTIHPSKQKLWKHAQARQQAKGQGPTPVLQIVSYGSELSNRGPTFDMDLSDFLDREEPMSYEKAREYFSRDPSQRWAAYVAGTILVLMKELGIRFENSISMLVSSTVPEGKGVSSSASVEVASMSAIAAAHGLNISPRELALLCQKVENHVVGAPCGVMDQMTSACGEANKLLAMVCQPAEVLGLVDIPDHIRVWGIDSGIKHSVGGADYKSVRVGAFMGREIIRSTASSFFSQSSSANGVTHDEPEEDCVKLFEAEGSLDYLCNLSPHRYEALYGKMLPESMLGDAFLEKYANHHDPVTVIDKTRNYGVRAAARHPIYENFRVQAFKALLTSATSDDQLSSLGELLYQCHYSYSACGLGSDGTDRLVQLVQEVQHVKASKSAEGTLYGAKITGGGSGGTVCVIGRNSLRSSEKILEIQRRYKAATGYLPIIFEGSSPGAGKFGYLRIRRRIPSHQT